A genomic region of Streptomyces sp. R33 contains the following coding sequences:
- a CDS encoding helix-turn-helix domain-containing protein: MTEATDLAERAGDRDPRVGLRAVAALRRLLEQLEAVQVRSARAQGWSWQEIAAELGVSRQAVHKKHGRV; encoded by the coding sequence ATGACGGAAGCGACCGATCTCGCCGAGCGGGCCGGGGACCGCGACCCGCGCGTGGGTCTGCGTGCCGTGGCCGCGCTCCGGAGGCTGCTGGAGCAGCTGGAGGCCGTACAGGTGCGCAGCGCCCGTGCGCAGGGGTGGTCCTGGCAGGAGATCGCGGCCGAGCTGGGCGTCAGCCGGCAGGCCGTGCACAAGAAGCACGGGAGGGTCTGA
- a CDS encoding quinone oxidoreductase has protein sequence MFAAYAARIDRDQPLSGLVLGERPAPEARPGWVTVNVKAASLNHHDLWSLRGVGLGEDKLPMILGCDAAGIDQDGNEVVLHSVIGQTGHGVGPDEPRSILTERYQGTFAEQVTVPAWNVLRKPAELSFEEAACLPTAWLTAYRMLFTNAGVRPGDSVLVQGAGGGVATAAIVLGKAAGLRVFATSRDEAKRKRAVELGAVEAYEPGARLPQRVDAVIETVGAATWSHSVKSLRPGGTLVISGATSGDRPAHAELTRIFFLELKVVGSTMGSKDELEDLLAFCAATGVRPVIDEVLPLDRAREGFEKLEAGDLFGKIVLTV, from the coding sequence ATGTTCGCTGCCTACGCCGCCCGAATCGACCGTGACCAGCCGCTGAGCGGCCTCGTGCTGGGCGAGCGCCCGGCCCCCGAGGCACGCCCCGGCTGGGTGACCGTGAACGTCAAGGCCGCCTCCCTCAACCACCACGACCTGTGGTCGCTGCGCGGGGTCGGCCTCGGCGAGGACAAACTCCCGATGATCCTCGGCTGCGACGCCGCCGGCATCGACCAGGACGGCAACGAGGTCGTCCTGCACTCCGTGATCGGCCAGACCGGCCACGGGGTCGGCCCCGACGAGCCGCGCTCGATCCTGACCGAGCGCTACCAGGGCACGTTCGCGGAGCAGGTGACCGTCCCCGCCTGGAACGTGCTGCGCAAACCCGCCGAGCTGTCGTTCGAGGAGGCCGCGTGCCTGCCGACGGCATGGCTGACGGCGTACCGGATGCTGTTCACGAACGCGGGCGTGCGCCCCGGCGACTCGGTACTGGTGCAGGGCGCGGGCGGCGGAGTCGCGACGGCCGCGATCGTCCTCGGCAAGGCCGCCGGACTGCGGGTCTTCGCCACCAGCCGGGACGAGGCCAAGCGCAAGCGGGCGGTGGAGCTCGGCGCGGTGGAGGCGTACGAGCCGGGAGCGCGGCTGCCGCAGCGGGTGGACGCGGTGATCGAGACCGTCGGAGCGGCCACCTGGTCGCACTCGGTCAAGTCGCTGCGCCCGGGCGGCACCCTGGTGATCTCGGGCGCCACGAGCGGGGACCGCCCGGCGCACGCCGAGCTGACCCGGATCTTCTTCCTGGAGCTCAAAGTGGTCGGCTCGACGATGGGGTCGAAGGACGAGCTGGAGGACCTCCTCGCCTTCTGCGCGGCGACCGGGGTGCGTCCGGTGATCGACGAGGTCCTGCCGCTCGACCGGGCGCGGGAGGGCTTCGAGAAGCTGGAGGCCGGCGACCTGTTCGGGAAGATCGTCCTGACGGTGTAG
- a CDS encoding helix-turn-helix transcriptional regulator encodes MPPVFAHGRLRLYLLKLLDEAPRHGYEVIRLLEERFQGLYAPSAGTVYPRLAKLEAEGLVTHATEGGRKVYSITDAGRAELADRGGELADLELEIRDSVSELAAEIRDDVRGAAGALRREMRAAASATATPVEDASWAAAKEELRKAKQEWKEQARRAKDESRRAREEAQQARRQAREAQERAREEVMRIAGQLQEQFAKSGGVLGNLAGSWLGGGAGSTSSTSGAGAGTGAGPGTGAGTGAGTAGAAAADPHWAEDLAPTGDPARDLDRLLDRFRDDVRDAARDHGVTPAKLAEARAHLAAAADRLAQALRPSR; translated from the coding sequence ATGCCGCCCGTCTTCGCCCACGGCCGCCTCCGCCTCTACCTGCTCAAGCTGCTGGACGAGGCCCCGCGGCACGGCTACGAGGTGATCCGGCTGCTGGAGGAGCGCTTCCAGGGCCTGTACGCGCCCTCCGCGGGCACGGTGTACCCCCGGCTGGCCAAGCTGGAGGCCGAGGGCCTGGTCACGCACGCCACCGAAGGCGGGCGCAAGGTGTACTCCATCACCGACGCGGGCCGCGCCGAGCTGGCCGACCGCGGCGGTGAACTCGCCGACCTGGAGCTGGAGATCCGCGACTCGGTCTCCGAGCTGGCCGCCGAGATCCGCGACGACGTGCGCGGCGCGGCCGGTGCCCTGCGGCGCGAGATGCGGGCCGCGGCCTCCGCGACGGCGACCCCGGTCGAGGACGCGTCCTGGGCGGCGGCCAAGGAGGAGCTGCGCAAGGCCAAACAGGAGTGGAAGGAGCAGGCCCGCCGGGCGAAGGACGAGAGCCGCCGGGCCCGCGAGGAGGCCCAGCAGGCCCGCCGCCAGGCCAGGGAGGCGCAGGAGCGGGCGCGCGAGGAGGTCATGCGGATCGCGGGCCAGCTGCAGGAGCAGTTCGCGAAGTCGGGCGGGGTGCTGGGCAATCTGGCCGGTTCCTGGCTCGGCGGCGGCGCGGGCAGTACGAGCAGCACGAGCGGTGCCGGTGCCGGTACGGGGGCCGGTCCGGGCACGGGTGCCGGTACGGGTGCTGGTACGGCCGGCGCCGCGGCTGCGGACCCGCACTGGGCCGAGGACCTCGCCCCCACTGGCGACCCGGCCCGCGACCTGGACCGCCTGCTGGACCGCTTCCGCGACGACGTCCGCGACGCGGCCCGCGACCACGGGGTGACCCCGGCCAAGCTGGCCGAGGCCCGCGCCCACCTCGCGGCGGCGGCGGACCGCCTCGCGCAGGCGCTCCGGCCGTCGCGATAG